A region from the Halosolutus gelatinilyticus genome encodes:
- a CDS encoding four-helix bundle copper-binding protein: MALTEITHVGENDRMAECIDNCLEAAQACEWCADECIGMGEEMARCVRLCRDVADLTTLHAQFMARNSGYSSDLAETCAEACEECADECEQHDEEHCQICADVLRECADSCRDMASA; encoded by the coding sequence ATGGCGCTAACTGAAATTACGCACGTCGGCGAGAACGATCGAATGGCAGAGTGTATCGATAACTGTCTTGAGGCGGCTCAAGCTTGCGAGTGGTGTGCTGACGAGTGCATTGGCATGGGAGAGGAGATGGCCCGCTGTGTTCGGCTCTGTCGGGACGTTGCTGATCTGACGACGTTGCATGCTCAGTTTATGGCTCGAAATTCAGGATACAGTAGCGATCTCGCGGAAACGTGTGCGGAGGCCTGCGAGGAGTGCGCCGACGAGTGCGAACAGCACGACGAGGAACATTGTCAGATTTGCGCCGATGTTCTCCGAGAGTGTGCTGACTCCTGTCGCGATATGGCCTCGGCGTAA
- a CDS encoding ion channel — protein sequence MILGYLILGAVLLTIVVIDVLWTTLWIAGGAGPITSRLMAWTWRVLRKIGRKNSLFLSLSGPLILSFSLLVWIVFLWGGWTLIFASAETALSDTLNRGPISWSDRVYFTGYTIFTLGIGDLVPREGVWQLLTILATGSGLLLLTLSITYMLSLLDAVTQKRSLASNIYGLGTTSTEIIRRSWNEEEFRELELPLHTFTTQLNTLTTNHKAYPILHYFHSQQESTTPTISIIVLDEALTLLRFGIPEAHQPNEIILHSARTSVQNYLGTLHHTFVDSADRTPPAPDLASLREVNIPTVSDEEFASSLDELNERRRTLLGIVESDAREWPSPEED from the coding sequence ATGATCCTTGGTTATCTCATTTTGGGCGCTGTTTTGCTCACTATTGTCGTTATCGACGTTCTCTGGACGACACTCTGGATTGCAGGAGGGGCCGGTCCGATTACCTCCCGATTGATGGCATGGACATGGCGAGTACTGCGAAAAATCGGACGCAAGAACTCACTCTTCTTGAGTCTCTCAGGGCCGTTGATTCTCTCCTTCAGTCTTCTCGTTTGGATAGTCTTTCTCTGGGGTGGATGGACACTCATTTTTGCGAGTGCTGAAACCGCTCTTTCGGATACGCTCAATAGGGGGCCGATTTCCTGGAGTGATCGCGTTTACTTCACGGGCTATACAATATTCACCCTGGGTATCGGTGATCTTGTCCCGCGAGAAGGAGTTTGGCAACTACTCACCATACTCGCAACAGGGAGCGGCCTCCTCTTGCTCACGCTCAGTATCACCTATATGCTCTCACTGCTCGACGCGGTTACACAGAAACGGTCGCTCGCCAGCAATATCTATGGACTTGGGACGACAAGTACGGAGATTATCCGCCGTAGTTGGAACGAAGAAGAATTTCGTGAACTTGAACTCCCACTACATACCTTTACGACACAACTCAATACACTAACGACAAATCACAAGGCATACCCCATTCTTCACTATTTCCATAGTCAACAAGAAAGCACGACTCCTACAATTAGTATAATTGTGTTAGATGAGGCGTTAACGCTTCTTCGATTCGGAATTCCAGAGGCACATCAGCCGAACGAAATCATCTTACACAGTGCGCGGACAAGCGTCCAGAATTATCTCGGAACGCTCCATCACACGTTTGTTGATTCTGCGGATCGAACTCCCCCTGCCCCCGATCTCGCTTCCCTTCGTGAGGTTAATATTCCGACTGTTTCCGACGAAGAGTTCGCTTCGTCTCTGGACGAATTGAACGAACGACGGCGAACATTGCTTGGCATAGTTGAATCCGACGCGCGAGAATGGCCATCCCCAGAAGAGGACTAA
- a CDS encoding Cdc6/Cdc18 family protein, which translates to MFEDIYPTQILHRNAELDALSRLLEPAQYSRSAENALIHGPSGVGKTASARWMLRDLRQREGVNSALIECSGGTRNGILHETIEKYPKGTVVHRNQPHEELLKMFQKIADEPFIIALDEADVIPDLDVLGDLFSIDEVSVIAITHSDTEWLNRVDRNLRSQFHGDRQIEYRKYRVPELVDILEPRVEHGLIGNPVSIDQLEWIADETGGLHGTRSNPCLPPPRLRWIATMGRSAKTMFETRSIAPSA; encoded by the coding sequence GTGTTCGAAGACATCTATCCGACGCAGATCCTCCATCGGAACGCCGAGTTGGACGCGCTGTCGCGGCTTCTCGAGCCCGCACAGTACAGTCGATCCGCCGAAAACGCGCTTATCCACGGCCCCAGCGGCGTCGGGAAGACGGCCTCGGCGCGCTGGATGCTCCGCGATCTCCGCCAGCGTGAGGGGGTTAACTCCGCACTGATCGAGTGCTCTGGTGGAACTCGAAACGGAATCCTCCACGAGACGATCGAGAAGTATCCGAAGGGGACAGTCGTCCATCGGAACCAGCCCCACGAGGAACTCCTGAAGATGTTCCAGAAAATCGCCGACGAGCCATTCATCATCGCACTCGACGAGGCCGACGTCATTCCCGACCTAGACGTCCTCGGCGATCTCTTCTCGATCGACGAGGTCTCGGTGATCGCGATCACGCATTCGGATACTGAATGGCTCAATCGGGTCGATCGGAATCTCCGGTCACAGTTCCATGGTGACCGCCAGATCGAGTATCGAAAGTACCGCGTCCCGGAGCTCGTCGATATCCTCGAACCGCGGGTCGAGCACGGACTGATCGGCAACCCGGTTTCAATCGACCAGCTAGAGTGGATCGCTGACGAAACTGGTGGGTTGCACGGTACGCGATCAAATCCGTGCTTGCCGCCGCCGAGATTGCGATGGATCGCGACCATGGGACGATCCGCGAAAACGATGTTCGAGACTCGTTCGATCGCGCCAAGCGCATGA
- a CDS encoding Lrp/AsnC family transcriptional regulator: MAADGLDELDYGILHLLQQNARDQTPVDMADNLPVSDTTIRNRIKNLEEQGVIEGYVPVINYEKAGFPIRLQFSCTAPTQDRSEIAEEVLQLPHIVAVDEMLSAKENIRLLAITNTAEEINEIASVLDDLPLTIERETLLRKSHLRPFNHFGEEVVSSE; encoded by the coding sequence ATGGCCGCGGATGGACTTGACGAACTTGACTACGGTATCCTTCACCTGCTTCAGCAAAACGCACGTGATCAGACTCCGGTTGACATGGCTGACAACCTCCCCGTCTCTGATACAACTATCCGTAACCGGATAAAAAATCTAGAAGAACAAGGGGTTATCGAAGGCTACGTTCCTGTCATTAACTATGAAAAAGCTGGATTCCCGATTCGACTTCAATTTTCTTGCACCGCTCCAACGCAGGATCGGTCGGAGATCGCTGAAGAGGTCCTTCAACTTCCGCATATAGTCGCCGTTGACGAGATGTTAAGTGCGAAGGAGAATATCCGCCTCTTGGCAATAACGAATACTGCCGAAGAGATCAACGAAATCGCATCTGTACTAGACGATCTCCCCCTAACTATCGAGAGAGAAACCCTGCTTCGCAAATCTCATTTGCGCCCGTTCAACCATTTCGGTGAAGAAGTGGTGTCCAGCGAATAG
- a CDS encoding HalOD1 output domain-containing protein: MGLISESEDGADNTIESATGLIYCVAEEKDKNPAEMENPLHDAIDADVIDRFLQSADHQAYIKFEYEGLRIKLTGGGDLMITRLADED, translated from the coding sequence ATGGGGTTAATATCTGAATCGGAAGACGGGGCAGATAATACAATTGAGTCCGCAACAGGTCTTATTTACTGCGTAGCGGAGGAAAAAGATAAAAACCCAGCAGAGATGGAAAATCCCCTGCACGATGCGATTGACGCTGATGTCATCGACCGGTTTCTACAATCAGCCGATCACCAAGCATACATCAAATTCGAGTATGAGGGGTTGAGAATAAAGCTCACAGGCGGTGGAGACCTTATGATTACCAGGTTGGCAGACGAGGATTAG